From Pulveribacter suum, a single genomic window includes:
- a CDS encoding ATP-binding cassette domain-containing protein — MTLLRVENLAKSFGGVQAVQGISFALAEGELLALIGPNGAGKTTTFNMAGGQLAPDAGRVLLGGRDITGLPPRAIWRLGVGRTFQIAQTLMSFTVLQNVQMALLSADGHAWRWWRRAGAHRPHHALALLAQVGMQEQAQRPCSELAYGDVKRVELAIALAHAPRLLLMDEPTAGMAPAERVQLMQLVRGIARERRMGVLFTEHSMDVVFGQADRVAVLVRGQLLAEGTPEAIRQDARVQAAYLGSSENNSCQRLPDKAEVPKTPLLAVEGLNAWYGAAHILHGVSLSVARGEVVALMGRNGAGKSTTLKSIAGLLARTEGRVDFMGQPLRGKPAHQIARAGLGYVPEDRRIFTDLTVLQNLETGRQPARAWPDGQATPHWTPERLFTLFPNLGEMPHRPGGRMSGGEQQMLSVARTLMGQPYLVLLDEPSEGVAPVIVEQMARAIRALKSQGVGILLCEQNLLLAEAVADRACVLEKGRIVHEAPMAQLAGDAQARRQYLGV, encoded by the coding sequence ATGACCCTGCTGCGCGTGGAGAACCTCGCCAAATCCTTTGGCGGCGTGCAGGCCGTGCAGGGCATCTCGTTCGCGCTGGCAGAGGGCGAGCTGCTGGCCCTCATCGGCCCCAACGGCGCGGGCAAGACCACCACCTTCAACATGGCCGGCGGCCAGCTCGCCCCCGACGCCGGCCGCGTGCTGCTGGGCGGGCGCGACATCACCGGCCTGCCGCCGCGCGCCATCTGGCGCCTGGGGGTGGGGCGCACCTTCCAGATCGCGCAGACGCTGATGAGCTTTACCGTGCTGCAGAACGTGCAGATGGCGCTGCTCTCGGCGGACGGCCACGCCTGGCGCTGGTGGCGCCGCGCCGGCGCGCACCGCCCGCACCATGCCCTGGCGCTGCTGGCGCAGGTGGGCATGCAGGAGCAGGCCCAGCGCCCCTGCAGCGAACTGGCCTACGGCGACGTCAAGCGCGTGGAGCTGGCCATCGCCCTGGCGCACGCGCCGCGCCTGCTGCTGATGGACGAGCCCACCGCCGGCATGGCGCCGGCAGAGCGCGTGCAGCTGATGCAGCTGGTGCGCGGCATCGCGCGCGAGCGGCGCATGGGCGTGCTGTTCACCGAGCACAGCATGGACGTGGTCTTCGGCCAGGCCGACCGCGTGGCCGTGCTGGTGCGCGGCCAGCTGCTGGCCGAAGGCACGCCCGAGGCCATCCGCCAGGACGCGCGCGTGCAGGCGGCCTACCTGGGCAGCTCCGAAAACAATAGCTGCCAGCGCTTGCCAGACAAGGCTGAAGTGCCAAAAACACCCTTGCTCGCCGTGGAGGGCCTGAACGCCTGGTACGGCGCGGCCCACATCCTGCACGGCGTGTCGCTCAGCGTGGCGCGCGGCGAGGTGGTGGCCCTGATGGGGCGCAACGGCGCGGGCAAGTCCACCACGCTCAAGAGCATCGCTGGCCTGCTGGCGCGCACCGAGGGCCGCGTGGACTTCATGGGCCAGCCCCTGCGCGGCAAGCCCGCGCACCAGATCGCGCGCGCCGGGCTGGGCTACGTGCCGGAGGACCGGCGCATCTTCACCGACCTCACGGTGCTGCAAAACCTGGAGACCGGCCGCCAGCCGGCGCGCGCCTGGCCCGATGGGCAGGCCACGCCGCACTGGACGCCCGAGCGCCTGTTCACGCTGTTCCCCAACCTGGGCGAGATGCCGCACCGCCCGGGCGGGCGCATGAGCGGCGGCGAGCAGCAGATGCTCAGCGTCGCGCGCACCCTCATGGGCCAGCCGTATCTGGTGCTGCTGGACGAGCCCTCCGAGGGCGTGGCCCCCGTCATCGTCGAGCAGATGGCGCGTGCCATCCGCGCGCTGAAAAGCCAAGGCGTGGGCATCCTGCTGTGCGAGCAGAACCTGCTGCTTGCCGAAGCCGTGGCCGACCGCGCCTGCGTGCTGGAAAAGGGCCGCATCGTGCACGAGGCGCCCATGGCCCAGCTGGCAGGCGACGCGCAAGCGCGGCGGCAGTACCTGGGCGTGTGA
- a CDS encoding type II toxin-antitoxin system MqsR family toxin yields the protein MEKGTPHCRLATVKALVQDGRVRATASAYDGVWELGIEDLAGMCAVVLALQPADFYKSMTTHADPRIWQDVYRPRSAAGSSVYLKLTVIDDVLIVSFKEL from the coding sequence CTGGAGAAGGGCACGCCGCATTGCAGGCTGGCCACGGTGAAGGCGCTGGTGCAGGACGGCCGGGTGCGCGCGACCGCCAGTGCCTACGACGGCGTCTGGGAACTGGGCATTGAAGACCTGGCGGGCATGTGCGCGGTGGTGCTGGCGCTGCAACCTGCAGACTTCTACAAGAGCATGACGACCCACGCCGACCCCCGCATCTGGCAGGACGTGTACCGCCCCCGTAGCGCAGCCGGCAGCAGCGTGTACCTCAAGCTCACCGTCATCGACGATGTGCTGATCGTTTCGTTCAAGGAGCTGTGA
- a CDS encoding type II toxin-antitoxin system MqsA family antitoxin: protein MKCPVCGAAELVRETRDLPYTYKGESTTIVAVAGDWCPVCAEVVLERDSGDRYAQSTAAFRRQVNAAAIDPGYIAQVRKKLSLDQRQAAELFGGGVNAFSRYETGKTRPPLALVQLLRLLDRHPHLLQEMTAV, encoded by the coding sequence ATGAAATGCCCTGTCTGCGGTGCCGCCGAACTGGTCCGCGAAACGCGAGACCTGCCCTACACCTACAAGGGTGAGAGCACCACCATCGTCGCCGTGGCAGGCGACTGGTGCCCGGTCTGCGCCGAGGTGGTGCTGGAGCGCGACAGCGGCGACCGTTACGCCCAAAGCACGGCAGCGTTTCGTCGCCAGGTCAACGCAGCCGCCATCGACCCCGGCTACATCGCTCAGGTGCGCAAGAAGCTATCTCTGGACCAGCGCCAGGCGGCCGAGCTGTTCGGCGGCGGGGTGAATGCCTTCTCGCGCTACGAGACCGGCAAGACGCGCCCGCCGCTGGCGCTGGTGCAGCTGCTGCGGCTGCTGGACCGCCACCCGCACCTGTTGCAGGAGATGACGGCAGTCTGA
- a CDS encoding methyl-accepting chemotaxis protein, protein MKNLKIGTRLAGGFALVLLLLTLITAVGVWRLQTVAQATHDMTQQPLAMERMISDWYRYVYAAARRTSAIVKSSDPSLAQFFAADTAMTTREAAELQKRIEALLVSPEEKALWAEIQQARKQYLGTRDQAVKMKGEGRAEEAERLLMETVQPATEAYVNVIQRLLDMQRARIDATAQGIEATYAQSRRWLIALGLLALAAGALCAWWLTRGITRPLAQAVQVARAVAANDLTSRVQVHAQDETGQLLQALHDMNASLSQVVARVRTGAEGIATASSQIDAGNQDLSARTEEQASSLQQTAASMEQLTGTVRQNADNARQANQLATSAAQTAVQGGEVVAGVVQTMDAINEASRRISDIIGVIDGIAFQTNILALNAAVEAARAGEQGRGFAVVAGEVRQLAQRSAAAAKDIKGLIQDSVERVAQGSHQVGEAGRTMQAVVDSVQRVSDLVAEITAASQEQSGGIEQVHQAVTQMDQVTQQNAALVEESTAATGALKAQAAQLAAAVSVFRVEGAAAAPLRAAAAPAPAAMPAPARAPLPAAARPAPARKALAAAPAAPAAARGTEDDWESF, encoded by the coding sequence ATGAAGAACCTCAAAATCGGCACCCGCCTGGCCGGCGGCTTTGCCCTTGTCCTGCTGCTCCTGACCCTGATCACCGCCGTCGGCGTGTGGCGGCTGCAGACCGTGGCCCAGGCCACCCACGACATGACGCAGCAGCCGCTGGCCATGGAGCGCATGATCAGCGACTGGTACCGCTACGTGTACGCGGCGGCGCGGCGCACCAGCGCCATCGTGAAGAGCTCGGACCCGTCGCTGGCCCAGTTCTTCGCGGCGGACACGGCCATGACCACGCGCGAGGCGGCCGAGCTGCAAAAGCGCATCGAGGCGCTGCTGGTCAGCCCCGAGGAAAAGGCACTGTGGGCCGAGATCCAGCAGGCGCGCAAGCAGTACCTGGGCACGCGCGACCAGGCCGTGAAGATGAAGGGCGAGGGCCGTGCCGAAGAGGCCGAGCGCCTGCTGATGGAGACGGTGCAGCCCGCCACCGAGGCCTATGTCAACGTCATCCAGCGCCTGCTGGACATGCAGCGCGCGCGCATCGACGCCACCGCCCAGGGCATCGAGGCCACCTATGCGCAAAGCCGCCGCTGGCTGATCGCGCTGGGGCTGCTGGCACTGGCGGCGGGCGCACTGTGCGCCTGGTGGCTCACGCGCGGCATCACCCGCCCGCTGGCCCAGGCCGTGCAGGTGGCGCGCGCCGTGGCCGCCAACGACCTGACCAGCCGCGTGCAGGTGCATGCGCAGGACGAGACCGGCCAGCTGCTGCAGGCGCTGCACGACATGAACGCCAGCCTGTCGCAGGTGGTGGCGCGCGTTCGCACCGGCGCCGAAGGCATCGCCACGGCGTCCAGCCAGATCGACGCGGGCAACCAGGACCTGTCGGCCCGCACCGAGGAGCAGGCCAGCAGCCTGCAGCAGACGGCGGCCTCGATGGAGCAGCTCACCGGCACCGTGCGCCAGAACGCGGACAACGCGCGCCAGGCCAACCAGCTGGCCACCAGCGCCGCGCAGACCGCCGTGCAGGGCGGCGAAGTGGTGGCCGGCGTGGTGCAGACCATGGACGCCATCAACGAAGCCAGCCGCCGCATCTCCGACATCATCGGCGTGATCGACGGCATCGCTTTTCAGACCAACATCCTGGCGCTGAACGCCGCAGTGGAAGCGGCGCGCGCCGGCGAGCAGGGCCGCGGCTTTGCCGTGGTGGCCGGCGAGGTGCGCCAGCTGGCCCAGCGCTCGGCCGCCGCCGCCAAGGACATCAAGGGGCTGATCCAGGACTCGGTGGAGCGCGTGGCGCAGGGCTCGCACCAGGTGGGCGAGGCCGGCCGCACCATGCAGGCCGTCGTGGACAGCGTGCAGCGCGTGAGCGACCTGGTGGCCGAGATCACTGCCGCCAGCCAGGAGCAAAGCGGCGGCATCGAGCAGGTGCACCAGGCCGTCACGCAGATGGACCAGGTGACGCAGCAAAACGCCGCGCTGGTGGAGGAATCGACCGCCGCCACCGGTGCGCTGAAGGCGCAGGCCGCGCAGCTGGCGGCGGCCGTCAGCGTCTTCCGCGTGGAAGGCGCTGCCGCGGCGCCCCTGCGCGCTGCCGCTGCCCCGGCGCCAGCGGCCATGCCCGCCCCGGCGCGTGCGCCCCTGCCCGCGGCGGCACGGCCGGCGCCGGCGCGCAAGGCCCTGGCGGCCGCGCCCGCCGCCCCTGCCGCGGCGCGGGGCACGGAAGACGACTGGGAGAGCTTCTGA
- a CDS encoding YifB family Mg chelatase-like AAA ATPase: MSLALVQSRALLGLAAPAVTVEVHLAGGLPSFTLVGLAEVEVKEARERVRSALQNAGLEFPSNKKITVNLAPADLPKDSGRFDLPIALGLLAASGQIDAQQLAGWEFAGELSLSGELRPVRGALATALALRAQERPARMVLPLGSAQEAALVPGTGIYGARHLLDVVRQFLPARGGQDAADDGDGWQRMQPAPPPASPPGPDLADVKGQAAPKRALEIAAAGGHGLLLVGPPGSGKSMLAQRFAGLLPPMDVQAALESAAIASLAGRFTPAQWMQRATASPHHTSSAVALVGGGSPPRPGEISLAHEGVLYLDEFPEFARSALEALREPLETGRIIIARAGQRAEFPARFQLIAAMNPCPCGFAGSAQRACRCTPDQVARYQGKLSGPLLDRIDLHVEVPALPAQELLHAPPGESSHAVRERVAAARQRALARQGKPNQALQGQEIDAHLALQDGAAQFLQNAAARLGWSARGTHRALKVARTIADLAGSDAVATAHVAEAVQYRRALGRAGI, encoded by the coding sequence ATGAGCCTTGCCCTGGTGCAAAGCCGCGCCCTGCTGGGCCTGGCGGCGCCCGCCGTCACCGTCGAGGTCCACCTGGCCGGGGGCCTGCCCAGCTTCACGCTGGTGGGTCTCGCGGAGGTCGAGGTGAAGGAGGCGCGCGAACGCGTGCGCTCGGCGCTGCAGAACGCGGGGCTGGAATTTCCCTCGAACAAGAAAATCACCGTCAACCTGGCGCCGGCCGACCTGCCCAAGGATTCGGGCCGCTTCGACCTGCCCATCGCCCTGGGCCTGCTGGCGGCCAGCGGCCAGATCGACGCGCAGCAGCTCGCTGGCTGGGAGTTCGCCGGCGAGCTGTCGCTGTCGGGCGAGCTGCGCCCGGTGCGCGGCGCGCTGGCCACGGCCCTGGCGCTGCGCGCCCAGGAGCGCCCGGCGCGCATGGTGCTGCCGCTGGGCAGCGCCCAGGAGGCCGCGCTGGTGCCCGGCACCGGCATCTACGGTGCGCGCCACCTGCTGGACGTGGTGCGCCAGTTCCTGCCCGCGCGCGGCGGCCAGGACGCTGCGGACGACGGCGACGGCTGGCAGCGCATGCAGCCCGCGCCGCCGCCCGCGTCCCCGCCCGGGCCCGACCTGGCCGACGTGAAGGGACAGGCCGCGCCCAAGCGGGCGCTGGAGATCGCCGCTGCCGGTGGCCATGGCCTGTTGCTGGTCGGCCCGCCGGGCTCGGGCAAGTCCATGCTGGCCCAGCGCTTTGCCGGGCTGCTGCCGCCCATGGACGTACAGGCGGCGCTGGAGAGCGCGGCCATCGCCAGCCTGGCCGGCCGCTTCACCCCGGCGCAGTGGATGCAGCGCGCCACGGCCAGCCCGCACCACACCAGCAGCGCCGTGGCCCTGGTGGGCGGCGGTTCGCCGCCGCGCCCGGGCGAGATCTCGCTGGCCCACGAGGGCGTTCTGTACCTGGACGAGTTCCCCGAGTTCGCCCGCAGCGCCCTGGAGGCGCTGCGCGAGCCGCTGGAGACCGGCCGCATCATCATCGCCCGCGCCGGGCAGCGCGCCGAGTTTCCTGCGCGCTTTCAGCTCATCGCCGCCATGAACCCCTGCCCCTGCGGCTTCGCGGGCAGCGCCCAGCGCGCCTGCCGCTGCACGCCCGACCAGGTGGCGCGCTACCAGGGCAAGCTGAGCGGCCCGCTGCTGGACCGCATCGACCTGCACGTGGAGGTGCCCGCCCTGCCCGCGCAGGAACTGCTGCACGCCCCGCCCGGCGAGTCCAGCCACGCCGTGCGCGAGCGCGTCGCCGCCGCCCGGCAGCGGGCGCTGGCGCGCCAGGGCAAGCCCAACCAGGCGCTGCAGGGCCAGGAGATCGACGCCCACCTGGCGCTGCAGGACGGCGCCGCGCAGTTCCTGCAGAACGCCGCGGCGCGCCTGGGCTGGTCGGCGCGTGGCACGCACCGGGCGCTGAAGGTGGCGCGCACCATCGCCGACCTGGCCGGCAGCGATGCGGTCGCCACGGCCCACGTGGCCGAGGCGGTGCAGTACCGCCGGGCGCTGGGCCGCGCTGGCATCTGA
- a CDS encoding P-II family nitrogen regulator — MQLVTAIIKPFKLDEVREALSDLGVQGLTVTEVKGFGRQKGHTELYRGAEYVVDFLPKVKVEAAMADALVERAVEAIERAARTGKIGDGKVFVTTLQDVVRIRTGESGEQAL; from the coding sequence ATGCAGCTGGTCACCGCCATCATCAAACCCTTCAAGCTCGACGAGGTGCGCGAAGCCTTGTCCGACCTGGGCGTGCAGGGCCTCACCGTGACCGAGGTAAAGGGCTTCGGCCGCCAGAAGGGCCACACCGAGCTGTACCGCGGCGCCGAGTACGTGGTGGACTTCCTGCCCAAGGTGAAGGTCGAGGCCGCCATGGCCGACGCCCTGGTGGAGCGTGCCGTCGAGGCCATCGAGCGCGCCGCGCGCACCGGCAAGATCGGCGACGGCAAGGTCTTCGTCACCACGCTTCAGGACGTGGTGCGCATCCGCACCGGCGAATCCGGCGAGCAGGCCCTGTGA
- a CDS encoding ammonium transporter has product MKTHLFRAPCLLALLVASIPALAQAPAAPRIDTGDTAWMLTSTLLVILMALPGLALFYGGLGRAKNMLSVLMQVFVVFALVSLLWALYGYSLAFSGGGRFVGDFAKVFLRGVNMQTFGALPTIPEYVFLSFQGTFAAITVALVVGAFAERMRFAAVLVFALLWFTFSYVPMAHIVWGGGLLGADGALDFAGGTVVHINAGIAGLVGAYMVGKRIGYGREAFTPHSLTLTMVGASLLWVGWFGFNAGSAGAANAAAGLAFVNTVLATSAATLSWIAGEALHKGKASMLGAASGAVAGLVAVTPAAGFVGPMGAIAIGLIAGLACLWGVGGLKRMLGADDAFDVFGVHGVGGIVGALLTGVFAAPALGGTQGGDFAMGAQLWIQAKSVLFTVGWSGVASFAAYKVADLLVGLRVSEEAEREGLDLSSHGERAYHH; this is encoded by the coding sequence ATGAAAACGCACCTGTTTCGCGCCCCCTGCCTCCTGGCGCTGCTGGTCGCCAGCATCCCCGCGCTGGCCCAGGCGCCCGCCGCGCCGCGCATCGACACGGGCGACACCGCCTGGATGCTGACCTCCACGCTGCTGGTCATCCTGATGGCCCTGCCCGGCCTGGCGCTGTTCTACGGCGGCCTGGGCCGTGCCAAGAACATGCTGTCGGTGCTGATGCAGGTGTTCGTGGTCTTCGCGCTGGTCTCGCTGCTGTGGGCGCTGTACGGCTACAGCCTGGCGTTCTCGGGCGGGGGGCGCTTCGTCGGCGACTTCGCCAAGGTGTTCTTGCGGGGCGTGAACATGCAGACCTTCGGCGCCCTGCCGACCATCCCCGAGTACGTGTTCCTGTCGTTCCAGGGCACGTTCGCGGCCATCACGGTGGCGCTGGTCGTGGGCGCGTTCGCCGAGCGCATGCGCTTCGCCGCCGTGCTGGTGTTTGCGCTGCTGTGGTTCACCTTCAGCTACGTGCCCATGGCGCACATCGTCTGGGGCGGCGGCCTGCTGGGCGCTGACGGCGCACTGGACTTCGCGGGCGGCACCGTGGTGCACATCAATGCCGGCATCGCCGGGCTGGTGGGTGCCTACATGGTGGGCAAGCGCATCGGCTACGGCCGCGAAGCCTTCACGCCCCACTCGCTCACGCTGACCATGGTGGGCGCGTCGCTGCTGTGGGTGGGCTGGTTCGGCTTCAACGCCGGCTCGGCCGGCGCGGCCAACGCCGCCGCGGGCCTGGCCTTCGTGAACACGGTGCTGGCCACCTCCGCGGCCACGCTGTCGTGGATCGCCGGCGAGGCGCTGCACAAGGGCAAGGCGTCCATGCTGGGCGCGGCCTCGGGCGCCGTGGCGGGCCTGGTGGCCGTCACGCCGGCGGCGGGCTTCGTGGGGCCCATGGGCGCCATCGCCATTGGCCTGATCGCCGGCCTGGCGTGCCTGTGGGGCGTGGGGGGCCTCAAGCGCATGCTGGGCGCCGACGACGCGTTCGACGTGTTCGGTGTGCACGGCGTGGGGGGCATCGTGGGCGCCCTGCTGACCGGGGTGTTTGCCGCACCCGCCCTCGGCGGCACGCAGGGCGGGGACTTCGCCATGGGCGCGCAGCTGTGGATCCAGGCCAAGAGCGTGCTGTTCACCGTCGGGTGGTCGGGCGTGGCGTCGTTTGCCGCCTACAAGGTGGCCGACCTGCTCGTGGGCCTGCGCGTGTCCGAGGAGGCCGAGCGCGAGGGCCTGGACCTGAGCAGCCACGGTGAGCGCGCCTACCACCACTGA
- a CDS encoding SMP-30/gluconolactonase/LRE family protein — MSTQWTPLAADAAPARLGESPFWHPQEQRLYWVDIAGRALLRAALDGGAPERWALPSEPGCIAPARRAGQPAGLVVALRDRICHAPEWGGPLTELARLPIDPATQRANDGKCDALGRLWVGTIHEPASGARQPVSALYCVDLRAGAAPRRIWGGVTTSNGLAWSPNGRTLYFADTPTHAVRAWDCDARREPVGAPRLVHQFAPRQEGVPYGGRPDGACVDAEGAYWCALYEGARLLRLSPEGRVLAELPLPAQCPTMPCLGGPDGRTLFATTAQAADTRALAGQVLHTRVDVPGLPVDWCDLP, encoded by the coding sequence ATGAGCACGCAATGGACCCCTCTGGCTGCTGATGCCGCCCCCGCCCGGCTGGGCGAATCTCCCTTCTGGCACCCGCAGGAGCAGCGCCTGTACTGGGTGGACATCGCCGGGCGCGCCTTGCTGCGCGCGGCCCTGGACGGTGGTGCGCCCGAGCGCTGGGCCCTGCCCAGCGAGCCCGGCTGCATCGCCCCCGCGCGCCGCGCCGGCCAGCCAGCTGGCCTGGTGGTGGCGCTGCGCGACCGCATCTGCCACGCGCCCGAGTGGGGCGGGCCGCTGACCGAGCTGGCGCGCCTGCCCATCGACCCGGCCACCCAGCGCGCCAACGACGGCAAGTGCGACGCGCTGGGGCGGCTGTGGGTGGGGACCATCCACGAGCCAGCCAGCGGAGCGCGCCAGCCCGTGTCTGCGCTGTACTGCGTGGACCTGCGCGCGGGCGCCGCGCCGCGCCGCATCTGGGGCGGCGTGACCACCTCCAACGGCCTGGCCTGGTCGCCCAATGGGCGCACTCTGTACTTCGCCGACACGCCCACCCACGCTGTCCGCGCCTGGGACTGCGACGCCCGCCGCGAGCCCGTGGGCGCGCCGCGCCTGGTGCACCAGTTCGCGCCGCGGCAGGAAGGCGTGCCCTACGGCGGCCGCCCGGACGGCGCCTGCGTCGATGCCGAGGGCGCCTACTGGTGCGCGCTGTACGAGGGCGCGCGCCTGCTGCGCCTGTCGCCCGAAGGCCGCGTGCTGGCCGAGCTGCCGTTGCCCGCGCAGTGCCCCACCATGCCCTGCCTGGGCGGGCCGGACGGGCGCACGCTGTTTGCCACCACGGCGCAGGCAGCGGACACCCGCGCGCTGGCCGGCCAGGTGCTGCACACGCGCGTGGACGTGCCGGGCCTGCCCGTGGACTGGTGCGATCTGCCCTGA
- the glcE gene encoding glycolate oxidase subunit GlcE, with translation MDAALAQISERVRDAAARHAPLRIAGAGTKAFHPDSRADRDAPALDMRALAGVVSYEPSELVITARAGTPLAEVEELLAAHGQCLAFEPPRFAAGGTVGGMVAAGLSGPARASAGAVRDFVLGVQVINGRGELLRFGGQVMKNVAGYDVSRLMAGSWGRLAAITEVSLKVLPFAPAEATLRFDCSQADALARLNAWGGQPLPLNASCWVEDGGTGQLYVRLRGARAAVEAACRSMGGELQSDPGVPQDWQDCRDQRLPWFARRAPQRALWRLSLPQTAPVLALPQGVAAPLVEWHGALRWVQAAPGHGPALAALAREAGGSASLFIAAGAGGVGAAGLFDLEDPALAAIHRRLAQAFDPAGVFGAGGGG, from the coding sequence ATGGACGCAGCCCTTGCCCAGATCTCGGAGCGCGTGCGCGACGCCGCCGCACGCCACGCCCCCTTGCGCATCGCCGGTGCCGGCACAAAAGCCTTCCACCCCGACAGCCGCGCCGACCGCGACGCGCCGGCGCTGGACATGCGCGCGCTGGCCGGCGTCGTCAGCTACGAGCCCAGCGAGCTGGTCATCACCGCGCGCGCCGGCACGCCACTGGCCGAGGTGGAGGAGCTGCTGGCCGCGCACGGCCAGTGCCTGGCCTTCGAGCCGCCGCGTTTTGCCGCCGGCGGCACGGTGGGCGGCATGGTGGCGGCCGGCCTGTCGGGCCCGGCGCGCGCCAGCGCGGGCGCGGTGCGCGACTTCGTGCTGGGCGTGCAGGTCATCAACGGCCGCGGCGAGCTGCTGCGCTTTGGCGGCCAGGTCATGAAGAACGTGGCCGGCTACGACGTCTCGCGCCTGATGGCCGGCAGCTGGGGCCGGCTGGCCGCCATCACCGAGGTCAGCCTGAAGGTGCTGCCCTTCGCCCCGGCCGAGGCCACGCTGCGCTTCGATTGCAGCCAGGCCGACGCGCTGGCGCGCCTGAACGCCTGGGGCGGCCAGCCGCTGCCTTTGAACGCCAGCTGCTGGGTGGAGGATGGCGGCACCGGCCAGCTGTACGTGCGCCTGCGCGGCGCCCGCGCCGCTGTCGAAGCGGCCTGCCGCAGCATGGGCGGCGAGCTGCAGAGCGACCCCGGGGTGCCGCAGGACTGGCAGGACTGCCGCGACCAGCGCCTGCCCTGGTTTGCCCGGCGCGCGCCGCAGCGGGCGCTGTGGCGCCTGTCGCTGCCGCAGACCGCGCCGGTGCTGGCGCTGCCCCAGGGCGTGGCTGCCCCGCTGGTGGAGTGGCACGGCGCGCTGCGCTGGGTGCAGGCTGCGCCCGGGCACGGGCCCGCACTGGCGGCGCTGGCCCGCGAGGCAGGGGGAAGTGCTAGCCTTTTCATAGCTGCTGGCGCAGGCGGGGTGGGCGCTGCAGGCCTTTTTGACCTTGAAGACCCGGCGCTGGCCGCGATCCACCGGCGGCTCGCCCAGGCCTTCGACCCGGCCGGAGTCTTCGGCGCCGGCGGCGGCGGATGA